A single Aspergillus puulaauensis MK2 DNA, chromosome 7, nearly complete sequence DNA region contains:
- a CDS encoding sugar porter family MFS transporter (COG:G;~EggNog:ENOG410Q22C;~InterPro:IPR005829,IPR005828,IPR003663,IPR036259, IPR020846;~PFAM:PF00083,PF07690;~TransMembrane:11 (n8-18c23/24o47-67i79-96o102-127i134-157o169-192i254-279o291-312i321-339o359-384i396-419o425-444i);~go_component: GO:0016020 - membrane [Evidence IEA];~go_component: GO:0016021 - integral component of membrane [Evidence IEA];~go_function: GO:0022857 - transmembrane transporter activity [Evidence IEA];~go_process: GO:0055085 - transmembrane transport [Evidence IEA]) — protein sequence MLSPNERIFLIAAHISLTGLLYGLDTGSIGVVTQMTQFSDSIGHLSSTQQGIYVASILLSSSVSSLSSGHVSDRISRKYGILLGGIISLIGTVISACSPNFASLIVARLITGIGMGQAISVTTVYLVEVAPVAIRGVAACFLQTYVVLGIMTGYFLSFGSSNIQGSLSWRVPFIIQACIAALLCGGMVFIPFSPRWLAQVGRSDDAKQVLCKLRPSSAVQAELEEIQESLDPEKQHQTASIKEIFNRKYRGRTALGIFLMSFQQLTGIDVVLYYAPILFQQAGFTSQRASFLSSGVSGIVMLICTIPAQIWVDRWGRRKPLIYGGAVMAICFIIIGSLYARYGRIESNEVTLGSGSAQWVVIVLIYVFVANFSWSWAVVGKIYASEIIPTRLRAKVCAVELVANWVVNFLVTFTAPLFLRASPSGPYYLYGFSTVLAVIVCILMPETKGHSLEHIERLFESRNENRNENRNQNNENGRDAMRARPQVLLDRQS from the exons ATGCTCTCTCCTAATGAGAGGATCTTCCTCATTGCCGCGCATATCTCGCTTACTGGTCTTCTCTATGGCCTGGATACAG GCTCGATCGGTGTTGTCACCCAGATGACCCAGTTTAGTGATTCCATAGGCCATCTATCCTCCACGCAGCAGGGAATATACGTTGCTTCAATACTCCTCTCGTCGTCCGTGTCGTCCTTGTCGAGTGGCCATGTATCTGATCGCATATCGAGAAAATATGGGATTCTGCTTGGAGGCATCATATCGCTAATCGGAACTGTCATCTCCGCTTGCTCGCCGAACTTTGCCAGCTTGATCGTAGCACGGTTGATAACGGGCATTGGAATGGGACAAGCAATCTCGGTCACCACGGTGTACCTTGTAGAGGTAGCTCCAGTAGCTATCCGGGGTGTTGCTGCTTGCTTCCTGCAGACGTATGTCGTGCTCGGTATCATGACTGGgtattttctctctttcgGATCTTCCAACATCCAGGGGAGCCTTTCTTGGAGGGTGCCATTTATTATTCAGGCTTGCATTGCTGCCCTTCTCTGTGGTGGAATGGTATTTATCCCTTTCTCCCCGCGATGGCTTGCGCAGGTTGGACGTAGTGATGATGCGAAGCAAGTCCTTTGCAAACTGCGTCCATCATCAGCTGTCCAAGCGGAGCTCGAAGAAATCCAAGAGAGTCTGGACCCGGAAAAGCAACACCAAACCGCCAGTATCAAAGAGATTTTCAATCGGAAGTACCGAGGCCGCACAGCTCTGGGGATTTTCCTTATGTCCTTTCAACAGTTAACAGGG ATCGACGTGGTGTTATATTATGCACCGATTCTCTTTCAACAAGCGGGGTTCACGTCTCAGAGGGCCTCGTTCCTGTCATCCGGCGTTTCTGGTATTGTTATGTTGATCTGCACAATCCCTGCTCAGATTTGGGTTGATCGCTGGGGTCGTCGGAAGCCGTTGATTTATGGCGGAGCCGTAATGGCGATTTGCTTCATCATTATCGGGTCGCTCTACGCCAGGTATGGCCGTATCGAGTCGAACGAAGTCACACTCGGGTCCGGCTCTGCTCAATGGGTTGTAATCGTCCTGATATATGTCTTTGTGGCCAACTTTTCCTGGTCGTGGGCTGTG GTCGGCAAGATCTACGCCTCAGAAATAATCCCAACACGACTACGAGCCAAAGTCTGCGCAGTCGAGCTCGTCGCAAATTGGGTCGTCAATTTCCTCGTGACTTTCACAGCTCCTTTGTTCCTACGCGCCTCGCCAAGCGGGCCATATTACCTCTACGGGTTTTCGACAGTCCTCGCGGTAATAGTGTGCATCCTGATGCCGGAAACAAAGGGCCATAGTCTGGAGCACATTGAGAGATTATTTGAGAGTCGGAACGAAAACCGGAACGAGAATCGGAACCAGAACAATGAGAACGGACGGGATGCAATGAGGGCAAGGCCGCAAGTGCTGCTGGATCGGCAATCTTAA
- a CDS encoding uncharacterized protein (COG:S;~EggNog:ENOG410PMBE) — protein MAYSEEKLDAPDGSAITWIFDHLLRYPGTYEIPLRTMYALNCNNTRQPVPNAQRPETAFARRPSSPKSSAAEDLRAQLTQQISRLPSQPCSLPPSFVTSFLRRCFTANLEDVDFPQALTGLDYLRDLEARRKKELAAAMQRLGLQPDSTKQDVEFSKKYPGVVMWIESIKAKGCKVEALYTQIYIGLRRWTLLNEMLMDPMNKATCIAMLNTLFPPVTEATVTPTAHLTPQILKSQRDGFFRYISAIEANGKQILDKVIAQGAPEGESTGWPLVRDALDKYLRTTNEIIDECAMVNGPASLDESLDSSNRSQKGRKADSGISFGSYAPSINSKVSSEDILDKPLPPSPRAATPSKLGGSALERLARELRKLGDGGKAKGLRKMKSTNTMGARTDTFSSTNEESSFELDESKRRKLAWAHSKQPSGSSSRFD, from the exons ATGGCTTATTCAGAAGAGAAGTTGGATGCCCCCGATGGCTCCGCAATTACCTGGATCTTCGATCACCTCCTTCGGTATCCAGGAACCTACGAAATACCCCTCCGGACAATGTATGCGCTGAACTGCAACAACACTAGGCAACCAGTTCCCAATGCTCAGCGTCCTGAGACAGCGTTTGCACGTCGTCCATCCTCCCCAAagtcctccgccgccgaggaCCTCCGTGCACAGTTGACCCAACAAATCTCTCGATTGCCCTCCCAGCCCTGCTCTTTGCCACCTAGCTTTGTCACTTCTTTTCTGCGCCGCTGTTTCACTGCCAATCTGGAAGATGTTGACTTCCCCCAAGCTTTGACTGGACTGGACTACCTCAGGGACCTTGAAGCTCGACGTAAGAAGGAACTTGCAGCTGCCATGCAGAGACTCGGCCTACAGCCAGATAGCACCAAGCAGGATGTAGAGTTCTCCAAGAAATATCCAGGCGTTGTGATGTGGATTGAgtccatcaaggccaagggtTGCAAAGTGGAAGCTCTGTATACCCAAATTTACATTGGTCTCCGCCGATGG ACTCTGCTGAACGAGATGCTCATGGATCCCATGAACAAGGCGACCTGTATTGCCATGCTCAACACTCTCTTTCCCCCGGTCACCGAAGCAACCGTCACCCCTACTGCACATCTCACCCCACAAATCCTCAAATCACAACGTGACGGATTCTTCCGCTACATCTCCGCCATTGAGGCCAACGGCAAGCAAATTCTCGACAAGGTTATTGCGCAGGGCGCACCTGAGGGCGAAAGCACTGGCTGGCCTCTGGTCCGAGATGCACTTGACAAGTATCTCCGCACCACCAACGAAATCATCGACGAGTGCGCAATGGTCAACGGCCCAGCCAGCCTGGACGAAAGCCTAGACTCGTCGAATCGAAGCCAGAAGGGCCGGAAGGCTGATTCCGGAATTAGCTTTGGCTCATACGCACCATCCATCAACAGCAAGGTCAGCTCCGAAGATATTCTTGATAAACCGCTACCTCCTTCTCCGAGAGCGGCAACCCCCAGCAAATTGGGTGGTTCCGCGCTTGAGCGGCTGGCCCGCGAGCTCCGGAAACTCGGCGATGGCGGCAAGGCCAAGGGCCTCCGCAAGATGAAGTCCACAAACACTATGGGTGCTCGCACCGATACCTTCTCGTCTACGAACGAAGAATCCTCTTTCGAACTCGACGAATCCAAACGAAGGAAACTCGCTTGGGCGCATTCTAAACAGCCTAGCGGCAGTTCCTCACGATTTGACTAA
- a CDS encoding putative UDP-glucose:glycoprotein glucosyltransferase (BUSCO:EOG0926049A;~COG:O;~EggNog:ENOG410PHC3;~InterPro:IPR040497,IPR029044,IPR040525,IPR009448, IPR040693,IPR040692,IPR040694;~PFAM:PF18403,PF18402,PF18404,PF18400,PF18401, PF06427;~SECRETED:SignalP(1-28);~go_function: GO:0003980 - UDP-glucose:glycoprotein glucosyltransferase activity [Evidence IEA];~go_process: GO:0006486 - protein glycosylation [Evidence IEA]) has translation MRPSSIIGASWRLSCIAIASLLVSSVAASPSVNVALQASFDSSPYLIELLETAAEENPASYFPLLDRIADGAFDDSVTDKEVYDRFLHVVVEDGHLATPESLSSFKLSLSIRSASPRVAAHYQFYNTSVQQSLMAAQDAACPVWVHSDGKQYCSSTMERAQQDVYGEPDGRELPFDRVFGDSSLPPAILYADVASPMFKDFHHTLSAMAKEGEVSYRVRYRPPQHWSSRPLFVSGYGVELALKRTDYIVIDDRDAEQRDSNSKNAKSAEAEESPDDLRPLSSSEVSRLGLNTAQYVADSKDPLDTLVKLSQDFPKYSSMIAAHNISDKLQREIKSNRLEMLPPGANALWINGVQIDPRQIDAFFLVDHLRRERKLMESFRSLGLSAKEAVDLLTHDTVTESVAQDAYQRYDYRDEIEGGGVVIWLNDLEKDARYESWPGDLIGFLRRTYPGQLPAVRRDLNNIVFPLDLTNVADVDLIVTTIQVFVKRKIPVRFGIVPMASSAGSIGQLKVAHYLQDTFGLSSLMAYLEEASKKNKLATPDKDSFLAATEDKTPRAEKQALSLDEVLSSKDIALSVSRTTAYQDRLGVKPETPLVFINGIPIVRGESWPQEMSAKVEQDLRLVQRAIVDGLFDTDVWLPGFFLSQAFARRVPWIIPEDPKDVELVDLTKIVVQSGDLMKQVPRVASQAETLESVHMIVVGDFGTKAGLKMLVSALGMQEKEAKAEIHLIHNPEDPSGSDAASALIYHSLKAGNNVDVARILADIASPVSSDADANEATGFWSKFQPLVDTLGLSPGTNGVVVNGRVVKPTKDVTTEDLKQLLAYENNTRIGPVAKAVKDLPFASKLSDPLSFGKLTSLVALSTVSDVPEGLFETSSDVRAKFFNDWSGSGSIVTVPGPEDPTITIAASIDPISETSQRWLPILKALSELDGVRLNLFMNPRDEIRELPIKRFYRYVLSPEPSFGDNGSVQRPGATFSGVPVEALLTLGMDVPPYWLVAPKDSVHDLDNIKLSSVKEGSNVDAVYALEHILIEGHSRDMTKKSPPSGVQLVLGTEDNPYFADTIVMANLGYFQFKAQPGLWTINLKPGRSEKIFNLDSLGQLGYSPQAGDDSNEVALLSFQGKTLFPRMSRKKGQENEDVLESGPKPGSAMDFVSKGFNFASNVLSSVGVGSKNNAEANADINIFSVASGHLYERMLNIMMVSVMRNTDKTVKFWFIEQFLSPSFKSFLPHLAAEYGFKYEMVTYKWPHWLRAQKEKQREIWGYKILFLDVLFPLSLDKVIFVDADQIVRTDMSDLVNFDLEGAPYGFTPMCDSRTEMEGFRFWKQGYWKSFLRGSPYHISALYVVDLVEFRAMAAGDRLRGQYQMLSADKNSLSNLDQDLPNHMQHHIPIKSLPQEWLWCETWCSDEALGQARTIDLCNNPQTKEPKLERARRQVPEWTVYDEEIAGLARSVADADTARAEDVEADEVEDEEDTASWKKDEL, from the exons ATGCGGCCCAGCTCAATTATTGGGGCCTCATGGCGGCTGTCATGCATCGCAATCGCGAGCTTGTTGGTTTCGAGTGTCGCCGCCAGCCCCTCGGTCAACGTCGCGCTCCAGGCTTCATTCGACTCGAGTCCTTATCTTATAGAGCTACT AGAAACAGCAGCCGAAGAGAACCCAGCCTCATACTTCCCATTACTCGACCGCATAGCCGATGGCGCCTTCGACGACTCGGTCACGGACAAAGAAGTATACGACCGGTTCCTGCATGTggtggttgaagatggacACCTCGCCACCCCCGAGAGCCTCTCGTCGTTTAAGCTCTCCTTGTCGATTCGATCCGCTAGCCCGCGCGTTGCGGCTCACTACCAGTTCTATAATACCTCAGTGCAGCAATCGCTTATGGCAGCTCAGGATGCTGCTTGTCCGGTTTGGGTTCACTCGGATGGGAAGCAGTATTGTTCGTCTACGATGGAGCGGGCGCAGCAGGATGTTTACGGTGAACC AGATGGGCGGGAATTGCCCTTTGACCGCGTCTTCGGAGACAGTTCCTTGCCTCCGGCTATTTTATATGCGGATGTTGCTTCGCCGATGTTTAAGGATTTCCACCATACTTTGAGTGCTATGgcgaaggagggcgaggtcTCGTATCGAGTACGATATCGGCCTCCGCAGCACTGGAGCTCCCGTCCTTTATTTGTTTCCGGTTACGGTGTTGAACTAGCTTTGAAACGGACGGACTACATCGTCATCGACGACCGTGATGCCGAGCAGCGAGACTCGAACTCGAAGAATGCCAAGTCCgctgaagctgaggaaaGCCCCGATGACTTGAGACCCTTGTCTTCATCCGAAGTGTCGCGCCTGGGATTGAACACAGCGCAGTATGTAGCGGATAGTAAAGATCCGCTTGACACGCTTGTGAAGCTGTCCCAGGACTTCCCCAAATACTCCTCTATGATCGCGGCCCACAACATAAGCGATAAGCTCCAGCGCGAGATCAAGAGCAACCGTCTCGAAATGCTCCCACCTGGTGCAAACGCGCTGTGGATCAACGGTGTCCAGATTGACCCCCGGCAGATCgacgccttcttcctcgttgaCCACCTCCGACGTGAGAGGAAGCTGATGGAGAGTTTCCGGAGCCTAGGTCTCTCTGCGAAGGAAGCCGTGGACCTTTTAACACATGATACCGTTACCGAGTCTGTAGCGCAGGACGCATATCAGCGGTATGATTACCGCGACGAGATTGAaggcggtggtgttgttatCTGGCTGAatgacttggagaaggatgCCAGATACGAATCGTGGCCGGGTGACTTGATAGGA TTTCTCCGACGCACGTATCCTGGTCAACTCCCGGCAGTACGCCGTGATTTGAATAACATCGTGTTTCCGCTCGATCTCACAAATGTTGCAGATGTGGATTTGATCGTTACCACAATTCAGGTCTTcgtgaagaggaagattcCCGTGAGGTTTGGTATTGTCCCTATGGCTTCCTCAGCAGGTTCAATTGGCCAATTGAAGGTGGCTCACTACCTGCAAGACACGTTTGGGTTGTCAAGCCTCATGGCCTACTTAGAAGAA GCCtcgaagaaaaacaaactaGCGACGCCGGATAAGGACAGTTTTCTGGCAGCCACGGAAGACAAAACCCCTAGAGCCGAGAAACAAGCTCTGTCCCTAGACGAAGTGCTAAGCAGCAAAGACATAGCGCTCTCGGTCTCTCGTACAACCGCATACCAAGACCGCCTCGGTGTCAAGCCCGAAACTCCGCTTGTCTTCATAAACGGCATCCCAATCGTGCGTGGTGAAAGCTGGCCGCAGGAAATGAGCGCGAAGGTCGAACAAGACCTGCGTTTGGTCCAGCGCGCAATTGTCGACGGCCTGTTTGACACAGATGTCTGGCTACCAGgattcttcctttcccaggCGTTTGCGCGTCGTGTTCCGTGGATCATCCCTGAAGATCCTAAAGATGTTGAGCTTGTCGATTTAACGAAGATCGTAGTGCAGTCGGGCGATCTCATGAAACAGGTGCCCCGCGTTGCATCTCAGGCTGAAACTCTGGAAAGTGTCCACATGATTGTCGTTGGTGATTTCGGTACCAAGGCCGGGCTGAAGATGCTCGTCTCCGCTCTGGGGAtgcaagagaaagaagctAAGGCAGAGATACACCTAATCCATAACCCTGAGGATCCATCGGGAAGTGACGCTGCCTCTGCGCTGATCTACCATTCCCTGAAAGCAGGTAACAATGTTGACGTTGCGCGCATTTTGGCGGATATCGCCTCCCCTGTGTCGTCGGACGCAGACGCGAATGAAGCTACTGGTTTCTGGTCGAAGTTCCAACCCTTGGTCGACACTCTAGGCCTTTCTCCCGGGACGAACGGTGTTGTCGTCAACGGCAGAGTAGTCAAGCCTACCAAGGATGTGACCACCGAAGATCTAAAGCAGCTCTTGGCATACGAGAATAACACCCGAATTGGCCCTGTTGCTAAAGCTGTGAAGGACCTTCCGTTCGCTTCCAAGCTGTCTGACCCTCTTTCCTTTGGGAAGCTTACCTCGCTTGTGGCGCTTTCCACAGTGTCAGATGTCCCGGAGGGCCTTTTCGAAACCTCGTCGGATGTGCGTGCCAAGTTCTTCAATGACTGGAGTGGATCTGGTTCTATCGTCACGGTTCCTGGCCCTGAGGACCCAACAATCACTATTGCTGCATCGATCGATCCGATATCAGAGACATCTCAAAGATGGCTACCGATTCTGAAGGCTCTTTCAGAGCTAGATGGTGTCAGACTAAACCTCTTCATGAACCCGCGCGATGAGATCCGAGAGCTCCCGATTAAGCGGTTCTATCGCTATGTTCTGTCCCCGGAGCCATCGTTTGGCGATAACGGATCCGTTCAACGTCCTGGGGCTACGTTCTCGGGTGTACCTGTTGAAGCACTTCTTACGCTCGGCATGGATGTGCCCCCGTACTGGCTCGTCGCACCTAAGGATTCCGTGCATGATCTCGATAACATCAAGTTGAGCTCGGTGAAAGAAGGGTCGAATGTCGATGCAGTCTATGCATTGGAACATATCCTCATCGAAGGGCATTCTCGTGATATGACAAAAAAGTCCCCTCCGAGCGGCGTGCAACTGGTCCTTGGGACCGAAGATAACCCATACTTCGCTGATACCATCGTCATGGCAAACCTTGGCTACTTCCAGTTCAAGGCACAGCCTGGTCTGTGGACTATCAACCTTAAGCCCGGCCGTAGCGAAAAAATCTTCAACCTGGATAGCTTGGGTCAACTCGGGTACAGCCCACAAGCCGGCGATGACAGCAATGAAGTCGCATTGCTCTCTTTCCAGGGAAAGACCCTGTTCCCGCGTATGTCCCGAAAGAAGGGCCAGGAAAATGAAGACGTCCTCGAGTCAGGACCCAAGCCTGGCTCCGCTATGGATTTCGTATCAAAGGGCTTCAACTTCGCCTCGAACGTCTTATCCAGTGTTGGCGTCGGCTCAAAGAACAACGCCGAGGCGAATgccgacatcaacatcttctccGTAGCCAGCGGACACCTCTACGAGCGTATGCTCAACATCATGATGGTCTCTGTAATGCGCAACACCGACAAAACCGTTAAATTCTGGTTCATCGAGCAAttcctctctccctccttcaaGTCCTTCCTTCCGCACCTCGCCGCCGAATACGGCTTCAAATACGAAATGGTCACCTACAAATGGCCGCACTGGCTGCGCGCgcaaaaagagaaacagCGCGAAATCTGGGGTTACAagatcctgttcctggacgTCCTATTCCCACTCTCCCTCGACAAagtcatcttcgtcgacgccGACCAGATCGTCCGCACCGACATGTCCGACCTGGTCAATTTCGACCTCGAGGGCGCTCCCTACGGCTTCACGCCCATGTGCGATTCACGAACAGAAATGGAGGGCTTTCGCTTCTGGAAGCAGGGATACTGGAAGTCTTTCCTCCGCGGATCGCCCTACCACATTTCCGCACTCTACGTCGTCGACCTGGTCGAGTTCCGCGCGATGGCAGCCGGTGACAGACTGAGAGGCCAGTACCAGATGCTCTCGGCGGATAAGAACAGCCTGAGTAACCTGGACCAGGACCTGCCGAACCACATGCAGCACCATATCCCGATTAAGAGTCTGCCGCAGGAGTGGCTGTGGTGTGAGACTTGGTGCTCGGATGAGGCGTTGGGACAGGCTAGGACGATCGATCTGTGTAATAATCCGCAGACAAAGGAGCCGAAGTTGGAGAGGGCTAGGAGGCAGGTTCCTGAGTGGACGGTGTACGATGAGGAGATTGCCGGATTGGCGAGGAGtgttgctgatgctgatacCGCACGGGCAGAGGACGTGGAAGctgatgaggttgaagatgaagaggacactgctagctggaagaaggatgaGCTTTAG
- a CDS encoding uncharacterized protein (COG:S;~EggNog:ENOG410Q2NI;~InterPro:IPR041492,IPR003819,IPR023198,IPR036412, IPR042098,IPR023214;~PFAM:PF13242,PF12710,PF13419,PF02668;~go_function: GO:0016491 - oxidoreductase activity [Evidence IEA];~go_process: GO:0055114 - oxidation-reduction process [Evidence IEA]), whose amino-acid sequence MNVENCGQGIQEPTFHHTSNIQAIKEDFYSKGIAFIEGCDERALAALAKGFGSIVKPRNESTSCSGISNIRFAPSLVGKGYSSQELHFHTDRSGWDNPPRVLASLLKSKSTEGGASILADSARILKDIQKEGDDLYKLITNSKHSRFLNEEGVLVPRPIYDETTGLFRFRFDDSIQLSASLVARVRRLFKILYRNAFAVELQQGQGYLLDNHRFLHGRTAFSGSRELLRALVNLPPPQPTLNLLFDIDGTLCRSEELSVDAFYTCLTDIVGRPITHANTSVSLHGRTDLGLLYDILGYHGVQSKTCVAERFLQAHASYMQKSIDKGFFAVTCPGVAETLKWLTQKKEILTTPAIRIGLMTGNSKSNALLKLSSAGINISIFDLAISSFGDAHMDRISLVKDSMAKIRARDGRDLPKSKTIVIGDTPLDVECAKEAGCAVVAVASGNYGLDDLAALEPDTAVSHIGEAKVFLQSHFVPSITVTGP is encoded by the exons ATGAACGTCGAAAACTGTGGACAGGGTATCCAAG AGCCAACCTTTCACCACACTTCCAACATTCAGGCGATCAAGGAAGATTTCTATAGCAAGGGAATTGCCTTCATTGAGGGATGTGACGAAAGAGCCCTAGCTGCGTTAGCAAAAGGATTTGGAAGCATTGTCAAACCTCGTAACGAGAGCACCAGTTGCAGTGGCATTAGCAACATTCGATTTGCTCCTTCGCTCGTTGGAAAGGGATATAGCTCTCAAG AGCTTCACTTCCACACTGATCGTAGTGGCTGGGACAACCCTCCTCGTGTTCTAGCTTCCCTTCTAAAGAGCAAATCCACTGAGGGAGGTGCCTCGATTCTCGCCGACAGTGCTCGCATCCTCAAGGACATTCAGAAAGAGGGAGATGATCTTTACAAGCTGATAACCAACTCCAAACACTCCAGGTTCCTTAACGAAGAGGGTGTGCTTGTGCCCCGTCCGATTTATGACGAGACCACTGGCTTGTTTCGTTTCCGGTTCGATGACAGTATCCAGCTCTCTGCATCCCTTGTCGCTCGCGTCCGTCgattatttaagatcttatatCGCAATGCCTTTGCCGTGGAGCTGCAGCAGGGGCAGGGTTATTTGCTCGATAATCACCGATTCCTACACGGACGTACTGCATTCAGTGGCTCGCGTGAGCTACTTAGGGCACTAGTCAACTTGCCGCCCCCGCAGCCCACTCTGAATCTTCTTTTTGACATCGACGGGACCCTCTGTCGCTCCGAGGAGCTCAGTGTTGATGCATTCTACACCTGCCTGACCGATATCGTCGGCAGGCCTATAACTCATGCAAACACCAGCGTGAGTCTGCATGGGAGAACCGACCTAGGCCTGCTTTATGATATACTTGGCTACCACGGCGTACAGTCCAAGACTTGTGTTGCCGAGAGGTTTCTCCAAGCACACGCCTCGTACATGCAGAAATCCATCGACAAGGGATTCTTCGCGGTAACTTGTCCTGGAGTTGCTGAAACCTTGAAGTGGCTCACCcagaaaaaagaaatccTTACTACGCCAGCCATCCGAATCGGGCTCATGACCGGGAACTCAAAGTCTAATGCCCTTTTGAAGCTCAGCTCTGCTGGCATCAACATCTCAATCTTCGACCTGGCTATCTCCTCGTTCGGAGACGCCCACATGGACCGCATCTCTCTCGTCAAGGACTCCATGGCCAAGATCCGCGCCAGAGATGGCCGCGACCTTCCTAAGAGCAAGACTATTGTTATCGGAGACACTCCTCTCGACGTCGAGTGCGCGAAGGAAGCAGGGTGTGCCGTTGTTGCTGTCGCAAGCGGAAACTATGGTCTTGACGACCTTGCTGCTCTTGAGCCGGACACTGCTGTTTCGCATATCGGTGAGGCGAAGGTTTTTCTCCAGTCGCACTTTGTACCTTCCATAACTGTGACTGGCCCTTGA